In Rosa chinensis cultivar Old Blush chromosome 1, RchiOBHm-V2, whole genome shotgun sequence, a genomic segment contains:
- the LOC112165078 gene encoding uncharacterized protein LOC112165078, with protein sequence MSPQAPVLHHLFFADDSLLFGAATIRECTVIKGILNIYERASGQKVNFAKSSVVFSNNVQPALKSTLASILGVKCVSEHDRYLGLPLRVGRSKMKRFQYLKDKVSKKLVNWKSKILSCAGKEILIKAVAQVMPTYAMNCYLLPKSLCDDIHQLCASFFWGATDEKKKIHWRSWEKLCLTKHEGGMGFKIFMPIIFQCLLNRDGDCLLNLLL encoded by the coding sequence ATGAGTCCTCAAGCTCCAGTACTCCATCACCTCTTCTTTGCAGATGACAGTCTTCTTTTTGGTGCAGCTACCATAAGAGAATGTACAGTTATTAAAGGTATTCTCAACATTTATGAACGTGCCTCTGGTCAGAAGGTAAACTTTGCTAAAAGTAGTGTGGTTTTTAGCAATAATGTTCAACCTGCTTTGAAGTCCACTTTGGCTTCCATCTTGGGAGTGAAATGTGTTTCGGAGCATGATCGGTATCTTGGATTACCATTGAGGGTTGGGAGGTCCAAAATGAAACGATTCCAATACTTGAAGGACAAGGTGTCCAAAAAGTTGGTGAATTGGAAGTCTAAAATCCTTAGTTGTGCCGGAAAAGAAATTCTTATCAAAGCCGTGGCCCAAGTGATGCCTACTTATGCTATGAACTGCTACCTTCTTCCAAAGAGCTTGTGTGATGACATTCATCAGCTTTGTGCGTCCTTCTTTTGGGGTGCCacagatgagaaaaagaaaatacattgGAGAAGTTGGGAAAAATTATGTTTGACTAAGCATGAAGGTGGCATGgggttcaaaatatttatgCCTATAATCTTCCAATGCTTGCTAAACAGGGATGGAGATTGCTTACTAAACCTACTTCTTTGA